One stretch of Schlesneria sp. DSM 10557 DNA includes these proteins:
- a CDS encoding TolC family protein, with product MSHFLNGQDRKRRQPNAVLAWLCIVLVVLPSCRIPCLREAEPGPDLPDTFNGRISAESSSQVSIPEFFNDPVLTCLIEEALVGNQQLKILAEDIQIANNEILARKGAYFPFFNIGAGAGVMKPSVYTPQGAVEDQLQYLPGQHFPRPLPNFLIATDLTWQVDIWRQLRNARDAAALRYLGTAEGRNYVVTRLVADVAENYYTLMALDKKLENLDSIIQLQEKSLDIAKALKEAARVTELPVQRFIAELRKNHSEKLIIQQEIIEAENRINFALGRYPMPVERHSDRFIELHMSPLNVGVPVQLLSNRPDIRQAERDLAAAGLDVKVARARFYPTLNITGTVGFEAFNPKYLFFTPESIVGGVAGSLVAPLINRAAIKADYMSANARQIQALVNYQRTTLDAFTEVINRVSKVENYGKSIEIKKQQLEALEESVDVAGRLFQNARTEYLDVLYAQRDLMDARMVLIETKRQQVSAVVNTYQALGGGGGGLPPVFDFAPVAVPPSLIELDPEDESIVPPEPLPDDAKAGD from the coding sequence ATGAGTCATTTTCTGAACGGCCAGGACAGAAAGAGGCGACAACCCAACGCGGTTCTCGCCTGGCTCTGCATCGTTCTCGTGGTCCTCCCTTCGTGTCGCATCCCCTGCCTGCGCGAGGCGGAACCGGGTCCTGACTTGCCAGACACTTTCAACGGACGCATCAGTGCCGAGAGCTCGTCTCAAGTCTCGATCCCCGAATTCTTCAACGATCCGGTTCTGACCTGTCTGATCGAAGAGGCGCTCGTCGGGAACCAACAACTGAAAATCCTGGCCGAAGACATTCAGATTGCCAACAACGAGATTCTCGCACGGAAAGGGGCCTATTTCCCCTTCTTTAACATCGGTGCGGGAGCGGGGGTGATGAAGCCCAGCGTTTACACACCGCAAGGGGCCGTCGAAGATCAGTTGCAGTATCTTCCCGGTCAACACTTTCCTCGACCACTTCCCAACTTCCTGATCGCGACCGATCTCACGTGGCAGGTCGATATCTGGCGTCAATTGCGTAATGCCCGTGATGCCGCCGCCCTGCGTTATCTCGGCACGGCAGAAGGGCGAAACTACGTCGTCACTCGACTGGTCGCCGATGTGGCCGAAAACTACTACACCCTGATGGCCCTGGACAAGAAGCTGGAAAACCTCGACAGCATTATTCAGCTGCAGGAGAAAAGTCTCGATATCGCCAAGGCACTTAAGGAAGCGGCTCGCGTTACCGAGTTGCCCGTTCAGCGATTTATCGCCGAACTCCGCAAGAACCACAGCGAAAAGCTGATCATTCAGCAGGAAATCATCGAAGCCGAGAATCGGATCAACTTCGCTCTGGGACGATACCCGATGCCGGTGGAACGGCATTCGGATCGATTCATCGAGCTGCACATGTCGCCGCTGAATGTCGGGGTACCGGTGCAGTTACTTTCAAACCGGCCCGATATCCGGCAGGCTGAACGCGACCTCGCTGCGGCGGGACTGGATGTGAAAGTTGCTCGAGCCCGATTCTATCCGACACTTAACATCACGGGCACAGTCGGATTTGAAGCCTTCAATCCGAAATACCTGTTCTTCACACCCGAGTCGATCGTCGGCGGCGTCGCCGGCAGCCTGGTCGCGCCATTGATCAACCGGGCCGCGATCAAGGCGGATTACATGAGCGCCAATGCACGGCAAATCCAGGCGCTGGTCAATTATCAGCGAACGACTCTGGACGCCTTCACGGAAGTCATCAATCGCGTCTCTAAGGTCGAGAACTACGGGAAGAGCATTGAAATCAAGAAGCAGCAACTGGAAGCTCTCGAAGAGTCCGTCGATGTCGCCGGACGCCTCTTCCAGAATGCCCGGACCGAGTATCTGGATGTCCTGTACGCACAGCGCGACCTGATGGACGCCCGCATGGTCCTGATCGAAACGAAACGGCAGCAAGTCTCAGCCGTGGTCAACACCTATCAGGCACTGGGTGGAGGAGGGGGTGGGCTGCCACCGGTCTTCGACTTTGCCCCGGTCGCCGTGCCGCCGTCGCTGATCGAACTCGATCCTGAAGACGAATCCATCGTTCCCCCCGAACCCCTGCCGGACGATGCGAAAGCGGGGGATTAA
- a CDS encoding efflux RND transporter permease subunit, whose protein sequence is MFSQFLRRPALAIVISIIILFLGGLSISTLPISQFPSVAPPSVVVTVAYPGASAAVLVDSVLVILEQAINGVPDMRYMASAATSAGEATIQIVFEPGTDPNVAVLNVQNRIQTVKNRLPPLVEREGIIVMQAMTSMLMYVNIYSTDPGHDQNFLYNYAFVNLLPEIKRVRGIGSATILGSRQYSMRVWLNLDRMRAYNLSADDVMKSLADQSMIGSPGRLGQATGKTSQTVEYVLTWVGRYNKTEQYENIILRANPDGEVLRLKDIAEVELGPSYYNIYSDIDGRPSAAIVLKQLPGTNATTVIEEVKKQLEEIQEKSFPPGMKFEVSYDVSSFLEASIEQVLHTLLEAFVLVSLVVFLFLGDWRSTLIPTIAVPVSLIGTFFFLQIFGLSINLITLFALVLAIGVVVDDAIVVVEAVHAKMHEKHLSPYLATKEVVNEISGAIIAITFVMTAVFVPVTFMTGPVGTFYRQFGITMATSIVLSGVVALTLTPVLCAMILKPHTAAPKRRGPLGILLHLFDRGVEKVTGGYAAFLRPIVTRRLLTLGVVGGFAVAIYLVNRQLPAGFIPLEDQGMIYGILQTPPGSTIEYTNAKAHELLEIAKKIDGVNSVSSLAGYEVLTEGRGSNAGTCLINLKSWSQRKLSSKEIIRELERECKQISNVNLEFFEPPAVPGFGAAGGFSVRVLDMTNSNNYQELGEVNEKFMTALKARKEVKGIFTFFASNYPQYEVVINNDVAMQKGVSIAKAMDNLSIVVGSTWEQGFILFGQFYKVFVQSMPEFRRYPEDLENMFVKNDQGEMVPYSAFMTIKKQQGLNEINRYNLYPSAAIQGAPAPGYSSGEAIQAIQEVAAQTLPRGYSIGWEGLSYDEARKGNLAIYIFLIVVIFVYLVLVGQYESFILPLSVILSLPVGIFGSFALLQYMGLANDVYAQIGLVMLVGLLGKNAILIVEFAVQRHHEGVSLKEAAIEGGKLRFRPILMTSFAFIAGLIPLVRATGPGAIGNRTIGTTAVGGMLVGTIIGVLVIPGLYYLFGQITDNSGKFIQDEVDHPLTESVESHAS, encoded by the coding sequence ATGTTCTCACAGTTCCTCCGCCGACCTGCACTTGCGATCGTGATTTCGATCATCATTCTGTTCCTGGGAGGACTGTCGATCTCGACCCTTCCAATCTCGCAGTTTCCGTCGGTGGCTCCCCCCAGCGTGGTCGTCACGGTCGCTTATCCGGGGGCCAGTGCGGCCGTGCTGGTCGATTCGGTGCTGGTGATTCTGGAACAGGCCATCAACGGTGTACCGGACATGCGGTACATGGCTTCCGCCGCAACGAGTGCAGGTGAAGCGACGATCCAGATCGTGTTCGAACCCGGCACCGACCCGAACGTCGCCGTGCTGAATGTGCAGAATCGCATTCAGACCGTCAAAAACCGGCTCCCCCCGCTCGTCGAGCGTGAAGGGATCATCGTCATGCAGGCCATGACCAGTATGTTGATGTATGTCAACATTTACAGCACCGACCCCGGGCATGACCAGAACTTCCTGTACAACTACGCGTTCGTCAATCTCCTGCCGGAAATTAAGCGAGTCCGCGGTATCGGCAGCGCGACCATTCTCGGCAGCCGCCAATACTCGATGCGAGTCTGGCTGAACCTTGACCGGATGCGTGCCTACAATCTGTCGGCCGATGATGTCATGAAGTCTCTGGCCGACCAGAGCATGATTGGTTCACCGGGTCGCCTGGGGCAGGCCACGGGCAAGACATCGCAAACCGTCGAGTACGTGCTGACATGGGTCGGCCGCTATAACAAGACGGAGCAGTATGAAAACATTATCCTGCGGGCGAATCCCGACGGTGAGGTTCTGAGGCTGAAGGATATCGCCGAAGTTGAGCTGGGGCCGTCTTACTACAATATCTATTCGGATATCGACGGAAGACCTTCCGCAGCCATCGTTCTCAAGCAGCTTCCCGGCACGAATGCCACGACGGTCATCGAAGAGGTCAAAAAACAACTCGAAGAGATCCAGGAGAAATCGTTTCCACCCGGCATGAAGTTCGAAGTCAGTTACGACGTTTCCAGCTTTCTTGAAGCGTCGATCGAACAGGTGCTGCATACGCTTTTAGAGGCCTTCGTCCTCGTCTCTCTGGTGGTGTTTCTGTTCCTGGGGGACTGGCGATCGACGCTCATTCCCACGATCGCGGTTCCCGTTTCATTGATTGGGACGTTCTTCTTTCTGCAGATCTTCGGCCTGTCGATCAATCTCATCACGCTGTTTGCCCTGGTGCTGGCGATCGGCGTGGTGGTCGATGACGCCATCGTGGTGGTCGAAGCCGTTCATGCCAAGATGCATGAAAAGCATCTCTCCCCTTATCTGGCGACAAAAGAAGTGGTCAACGAGATTAGTGGTGCCATCATTGCCATTACCTTCGTGATGACCGCCGTCTTCGTTCCCGTGACGTTTATGACAGGCCCGGTGGGAACCTTTTACCGGCAGTTCGGCATCACCATGGCAACCTCGATTGTCCTATCGGGCGTGGTCGCGTTGACACTCACCCCGGTGCTGTGTGCGATGATTCTTAAACCTCACACCGCGGCTCCCAAGCGGCGCGGACCGCTGGGAATCCTGCTGCATCTATTTGATCGCGGTGTCGAGAAAGTGACGGGAGGCTATGCCGCCTTCCTTCGTCCGATCGTGACCCGCAGGTTGCTCACACTGGGGGTGGTCGGGGGATTTGCGGTGGCCATTTATCTGGTCAATCGCCAGCTTCCCGCAGGATTCATCCCTCTGGAAGACCAGGGGATGATCTACGGCATCCTGCAGACGCCCCCCGGTTCGACGATTGAATACACCAACGCTAAAGCCCACGAACTTCTCGAGATCGCGAAGAAGATCGACGGCGTCAACTCTGTATCGTCACTGGCAGGTTATGAAGTGCTGACAGAAGGCCGTGGATCCAATGCAGGGACCTGTCTGATCAATTTGAAAAGCTGGTCACAACGGAAGCTCTCTTCCAAAGAGATCATTCGCGAGCTGGAACGGGAATGTAAGCAGATTTCTAACGTGAATCTGGAATTCTTCGAGCCACCCGCCGTCCCCGGGTTCGGAGCGGCCGGTGGTTTCTCGGTTCGCGTGCTGGACATGACGAACTCAAATAACTACCAGGAATTGGGAGAGGTGAATGAGAAGTTCATGACAGCCCTCAAGGCACGAAAAGAGGTGAAAGGGATCTTCACCTTCTTCGCCAGCAACTATCCCCAGTATGAAGTGGTGATCAACAACGACGTCGCGATGCAGAAAGGTGTCTCCATCGCCAAAGCCATGGATAATCTCTCGATTGTCGTGGGGAGTACCTGGGAACAGGGCTTCATTCTGTTTGGACAGTTCTACAAAGTCTTCGTGCAATCGATGCCCGAATTCCGGCGATACCCTGAAGATCTGGAGAATATGTTCGTCAAGAACGACCAGGGTGAGATGGTTCCGTACTCGGCCTTCATGACCATTAAGAAGCAGCAGGGCCTTAACGAAATCAACCGTTACAACCTCTATCCGTCAGCCGCCATTCAGGGAGCCCCCGCGCCAGGTTACAGTAGTGGTGAAGCCATCCAGGCGATTCAGGAGGTCGCTGCCCAAACCTTGCCTCGTGGCTATTCCATTGGCTGGGAAGGCCTCTCTTATGACGAGGCTCGCAAGGGGAATCTGGCGATCTATATTTTCCTGATCGTCGTGATCTTCGTGTACCTGGTTCTGGTGGGTCAGTATGAAAGCTTCATCCTGCCCCTCTCGGTAATCCTCTCGCTCCCCGTCGGAATCTTCGGGTCCTTCGCGTTGCTGCAGTACATGGGGCTCGCCAACGACGTCTACGCCCAGATCGGTCTGGTCATGCTCGTCGGATTGCTGGGTAAGAACGCAATTCTGATCGTTGAGTTTGCCGTCCAGCGACACCATGAAGGCGTCAGCCTGAAAGAAGCCGCCATCGAAGGGGGGAAACTGCGATTCCGCCCGATTCTGATGACGTCCTTCGCGTTTATTGCGGGATTGATTCCACTGGTTCGCGCCACAGGTCCCGGCGCAATCGGCAATCGCACGATCGGCACGACGGCCGTAGGTGGGATGCTGGTCGGCACCATCATCGGTGTGCTGGTCATCCCAGGACTGTATTACCTGTTCGGTCAGATCACCGACAACAGCGGCAAGTTCATTCAGGACGAAGTGGATCACCCACTGACTGAGTCCGTGGAGTCACACGCCTCCTGA
- a CDS encoding efflux RND transporter periplasmic adaptor subunit — protein sequence MNILHFVRNRPIITLLLAVAILVAGGMGLSASGVELKSVVDTANLHALSERVESLFPKHEEEHHEETHRIVATTPQSTSVTITQQYVCQIHSQRHIQVRALERGYLEAIPVKEGQTVKAGDLMFKVMPVLYQARLEAELAEAHLAQLEYNFSKKLFEDKVVSQNEVALNLAKVKKTEAKVKQAQAELNFATVKAPFDGIVDRLQHQQGSLVEEGECLTTLSDNSLMWVYFNVPEARYLEYMAELRQNQDDLQVELVLADGSKFPQVGRIGAIEADFNNQTGNIPFRADFPNPDRLLRHGQTGNILIHRVVTDAIVIPQRATFEILNKRYVFVVDQDDVAHQREIAIENELEDIFVLKKGLNVDEKIVLEGVRQVRDGDKVEYDALHSDQVVANLKYHAE from the coding sequence ATGAACATTCTTCACTTCGTCAGGAACCGCCCTATTATCACGCTGCTGCTCGCCGTCGCAATTCTGGTTGCCGGTGGAATGGGACTGTCGGCGTCCGGTGTAGAACTGAAGTCTGTCGTCGACACGGCAAACCTGCATGCGCTGAGCGAACGCGTTGAGTCACTCTTCCCGAAGCACGAGGAAGAGCATCACGAGGAAACGCACCGAATCGTCGCCACGACCCCTCAATCGACGAGTGTCACGATCACCCAGCAGTACGTCTGCCAGATTCACTCACAGCGTCACATCCAGGTCCGAGCACTTGAACGAGGCTATCTGGAGGCGATTCCTGTGAAGGAAGGTCAGACCGTGAAGGCGGGAGACCTGATGTTCAAGGTGATGCCGGTCCTTTATCAGGCCCGGCTGGAAGCCGAACTGGCGGAAGCACATCTGGCACAACTCGAATACAACTTCAGCAAGAAACTGTTCGAAGACAAGGTCGTTTCGCAAAATGAAGTCGCCCTGAATCTGGCAAAAGTCAAAAAGACCGAAGCCAAGGTGAAACAAGCCCAGGCGGAACTCAACTTTGCAACAGTGAAGGCCCCTTTCGACGGAATCGTGGATCGGTTGCAGCATCAGCAGGGAAGTCTTGTCGAAGAGGGAGAATGTCTGACAACGCTGTCGGACAACAGCCTGATGTGGGTGTACTTCAACGTCCCCGAAGCCCGCTACCTGGAATACATGGCCGAGCTGCGACAGAACCAGGACGATTTGCAGGTCGAGCTGGTACTGGCTGACGGCAGCAAGTTTCCTCAAGTGGGCCGAATCGGCGCCATTGAGGCCGACTTCAATAACCAGACGGGAAATATTCCGTTTCGAGCCGACTTTCCGAATCCAGATCGCCTGCTAAGACATGGCCAGACGGGCAATATTTTGATCCACCGCGTTGTGACGGATGCGATCGTCATACCGCAGCGAGCCACCTTCGAAATCCTGAACAAGCGATATGTCTTTGTGGTCGATCAGGACGATGTGGCTCACCAGCGGGAAATCGCCATCGAGAATGAACTCGAAGATATCTTCGTCCTGAAGAAAGGGCTGAACGTCGACGAGAAAATCGTCCTGGAAGGGGTACGTCAGGTCCGCGATGGTGACAAGGTCGAATACGACGCGCTGCACTCTGACCAGGTCGTCGCCAATCTGAAGTATCACGCAGAGTGA